A genomic window from Pantoea alhagi includes:
- a CDS encoding AraC family transcriptional regulator, which yields MPKSVNSDWINLQREPETGIESVHAHFYGHAYDPHDHDEMLVGVTQTGLQRFNCHRTLHTSSPGRVILIEPGAVHDGHAPNAEGFAYTMLYLPQAWLAAMLQRRGLGDISTLQAAFRHTLTDDPLLNNAIQQAFHAVHYNEGRLARDQSLDRLIDLLSRHLSLRPSLASGEAFQQMCRVRDYMHDGMAQDMGLDELARYAGIDRFRLTRQFQKAFGQSPHAYLVRLRLRTARMLLTQGFNPAEAAAQVGFADQSHFGRWFRRAYRITPAQYQHQCTNVLYARTPLL from the coding sequence ATGCCAAAATCCGTAAACAGCGACTGGATAAATTTGCAGCGGGAGCCTGAAACCGGCATCGAAAGCGTACATGCGCATTTCTATGGTCATGCTTACGATCCGCACGATCATGATGAGATGCTGGTGGGCGTGACGCAAACGGGGCTGCAGCGCTTTAACTGCCATCGTACGCTGCATACCAGCAGTCCCGGTCGGGTGATCCTGATTGAGCCGGGCGCGGTGCATGACGGCCACGCGCCAAATGCAGAAGGCTTTGCTTATACCATGCTCTATCTGCCGCAGGCGTGGCTGGCTGCCATGCTGCAACGCCGTGGGCTGGGCGATATTTCCACGCTTCAGGCCGCTTTTCGCCATACGCTTACTGACGATCCCTTACTGAATAATGCCATACAACAAGCCTTCCATGCCGTTCACTATAACGAAGGCAGGCTGGCGCGCGATCAAAGCCTGGATCGCTTGATCGATCTGCTCTCCCGTCATCTTTCTCTGCGTCCTTCGCTGGCGTCGGGAGAGGCGTTTCAGCAGATGTGTCGGGTCAGGGATTACATGCATGACGGAATGGCGCAGGATATGGGGCTGGATGAGCTGGCCCGCTATGCCGGTATCGATCGTTTTCGTCTGACGCGCCAGTTTCAGAAGGCATTTGGCCAGTCGCCCCATGCTTATCTGGTGCGGCTGCGGCTACGTACCGCCCGCATGCTGTTAACGCAGGGATTCAATCCGGCAGAGGCTGCGGCGCAGGTAGGCTTCGCCGATCAAAGCCACTTTGGCCGCTGGTTCCGGCGCGCCTACCGCATTACCCCAGCCCAGTATCAGCATCAGTGCACAAACGTTCTATACGCGCGAACACCACTTCTCTGA
- a CDS encoding NUDIX domain-containing protein, whose amino-acid sequence MPAKHAEVRILDSKILSDDWYLLKKYTFELQRRDGEWQRQSREVYDRGNGAVILLYNRSRQTVILTRQFRFPVYVNDHPGLLLEAPAGLLDNLDPEKRIKAEAEEETGYKVEQVQKVFEAFMSPGSVTEKLYFFIAEYNAEQLSGAGGGIKEEGEDIEVIEMNFQQAMEAIDNGEIADAKTIMLLQYLALKGIM is encoded by the coding sequence ATGCCAGCTAAACATGCAGAAGTGCGCATTCTTGACAGCAAAATCTTATCGGATGACTGGTATTTACTGAAAAAATATACCTTTGAGCTACAGCGCCGTGACGGCGAGTGGCAGCGGCAAAGCCGTGAGGTTTACGACCGGGGCAACGGGGCGGTGATCCTGCTTTATAACCGCAGCAGGCAAACCGTTATTTTGACGCGTCAGTTTCGTTTTCCCGTTTACGTTAACGATCATCCCGGCCTGCTGCTGGAAGCGCCAGCAGGATTACTGGATAACCTCGATCCTGAAAAGCGTATTAAAGCCGAAGCGGAAGAAGAGACCGGTTATAAAGTTGAACAGGTGCAAAAGGTATTTGAAGCCTTTATGAGTCCAGGGTCGGTCACGGAAAAACTTTATTTCTTTATCGCCGAGTATAACGCCGAACAGCTTTCCGGCGCAGGCGGCGGCATTAAAGAGGAGGGCGAAGATATTGAAGTGATCGAAATGAATTTTCAGCAGGCAATGGAAGCAATTGATAACGGTGAAATAGCAGATGCCAAAACCATTATGTTACTCCAGTACCTTGCCCTGAAGGGCATCATGTGA
- a CDS encoding sulfite exporter TauE/SafE family protein, which translates to MEFNFATLLLAGTTFLLAGLVKGVTGMGLPTVAMGVLGSLLSPATAAAMLLLPSFITNIFQLSGGDHCGALIRRLWPMQLAIVSATLLSSGWLAKGQSDYTQLALGVALVVYALWTLTGRSLTVSPRGEYLFSLPVGIMTGLLTGATGVFVMPAVPWLQALGLEKDELVQALGISFTSSTLALAAGLWWHGALPSASLGISGLAVIPALVGLFAGQRLRRFISPAVFKRYFLICLLALGFEMVVRAL; encoded by the coding sequence ATGGAGTTTAATTTCGCCACGCTGCTGCTGGCTGGTACAACCTTTCTGTTAGCGGGTCTGGTTAAGGGCGTAACCGGCATGGGCCTGCCGACGGTAGCGATGGGCGTGCTGGGATCGTTGCTTTCTCCGGCCACTGCCGCCGCGATGCTGCTGTTACCTTCATTTATTACCAATATTTTTCAGCTAAGCGGCGGCGATCATTGCGGCGCGCTTATCCGGCGGCTGTGGCCGATGCAGTTGGCGATCGTTAGCGCCACACTGTTGAGCAGCGGATGGCTGGCTAAAGGGCAGAGTGATTATACGCAACTGGCATTAGGCGTGGCGCTGGTGGTTTATGCGCTCTGGACGCTGACCGGGCGCAGCCTTACCGTTTCGCCGCGAGGTGAATATCTTTTTTCGCTGCCGGTGGGCATCATGACCGGTCTGTTGACCGGTGCCACCGGCGTTTTTGTTATGCCCGCCGTGCCCTGGCTACAGGCGCTGGGGCTGGAAAAAGATGAGCTGGTACAGGCGCTGGGGATCTCTTTCACCAGTTCGACGCTGGCTCTGGCCGCTGGGCTATGGTGGCATGGGGCATTGCCCTCTGCCTCTTTAGGTATATCAGGCTTAGCGGTGATCCCGGCGCTGGTCGGGCTGTTTGCCGGGCAGCGTTTGCGTCGCTTTATTTCTCCGGCAGTGTTTAAACGCTATTTTTTGATTTGCCTGCTGGCGTTGGGGTTTGAGATGGTGGTGCGGGCCCTCTGA
- a CDS encoding DUF4406 domain-containing protein → MAAELILIAGPYRSGTQGDETLIARNLHRLEAAALQVYQRGHVPVIGEWLALPLAKAAGSKYLGDEISESMLYPVAHRLIAQCDAIYRIEGESKGADKDIEVAEKRGLKIYRSLAEIEPV, encoded by the coding sequence ATGGCTGCAGAATTAATCCTTATTGCCGGACCGTACCGTAGCGGAACGCAGGGCGATGAAACCCTGATCGCCAGGAATCTTCATCGGCTGGAAGCGGCAGCATTGCAGGTTTATCAACGTGGGCACGTTCCTGTTATTGGCGAATGGCTTGCGCTTCCTTTAGCCAAAGCGGCGGGTTCAAAATATCTGGGTGATGAAATTAGTGAATCAATGCTTTATCCGGTAGCTCACCGCTTAATTGCACAGTGCGATGCGATATATCGTATTGAGGGGGAGTCAAAGGGGGCGGATAAAGATATTGAAGTGGCAGAAAAACGGGGCTTAAAGATCTATCGCTCCCTTGCAGAAATAGAACCGGTATAA
- the ycgZ gene encoding regulatory protein YcgZ, giving the protein MMQQQRWTPGTNKALAPRFEMADMDIPTQQETLGQIVADILRAGQSVNRKAICARLLTKLDGVSSKEMEKHYHGLLALVLGRE; this is encoded by the coding sequence ATGATGCAGCAGCAACGATGGACACCTGGAACCAACAAGGCACTTGCTCCGCGTTTTGAAATGGCAGATATGGATATCCCAACTCAGCAGGAAACGCTGGGACAGATCGTCGCTGATATTTTAAGAGCGGGACAGAGTGTCAATCGCAAAGCGATTTGCGCCAGGCTGCTAACGAAACTGGATGGCGTATCCAGCAAAGAAATGGAAAAGCACTATCATGGGCTGTTGGCTCTGGTGCTGGGGCGAGAGTAA
- a CDS encoding DUF2000 domain-containing protein has protein sequence MFDTKVALIVRHDLAIWQRLNVVAFLASGVASAAPEMMGEPYIDAHGNRYGNMLGQPMLIFEADLNGLQSAHRKGLERELTLIPYVHAMFSTGHDHANREVFLAEDADNLDLVGLALRGPKKAVDKAIKGLALHK, from the coding sequence ATGTTTGATACCAAAGTCGCACTTATTGTTCGTCACGATCTGGCGATATGGCAGCGCCTGAACGTGGTGGCATTCCTTGCCAGCGGCGTGGCTTCCGCCGCGCCGGAAATGATGGGTGAACCCTATATTGATGCGCACGGCAATCGCTACGGCAATATGCTGGGTCAGCCGATGCTGATTTTTGAAGCCGATCTTAACGGCCTGCAGAGTGCTCATCGTAAAGGGCTGGAAAGAGAGCTAACGCTGATCCCCTATGTACACGCGATGTTTTCCACCGGGCATGATCATGCTAACCGCGAGGTTTTTCTGGCGGAGGATGCGGATAACCTGGATCTGGTTGGCCTGGCGCTACGCGGCCCTAAAAAGGCAGTAGATAAAGCGATAAAAGGGCTGGCGCTGCATAAGTAA
- a CDS encoding alpha/beta fold hydrolase: MSTFRTQDGTQIYYKDWGTGKPVLFSHGWPLDADMWDSQLNFLAERGYRVIAFDRRGFGRSDQPWQGYDYDTFASDINDLITSLDLQEVTLVGFSMGGGDVARYIGRYGTSRVAGLVLLGAVTPIFGKAEDYPQGVDLSLFSEIRGALLKDRAQFISEFSPTFYGINAGQTVSDGVLTQTLNIALLASLKSTLDCVTAFSETDFRPDMAKIDVPTLVIHGSNDQVVPFETTGKVAAEMIANAELKVYENGPHGFAVTHQDQLNNDLLAFLQAH, translated from the coding sequence ATGAGTACTTTCAGAACCCAGGATGGCACCCAGATCTATTACAAAGACTGGGGTACAGGTAAACCGGTACTGTTCAGTCACGGTTGGCCGCTGGATGCAGATATGTGGGATAGCCAGCTCAATTTTCTTGCCGAACGCGGCTATCGCGTTATTGCCTTTGACCGTCGGGGTTTTGGCCGCTCGGATCAGCCGTGGCAGGGCTACGATTACGATACCTTTGCCTCGGATATTAATGACTTAATTACCAGCCTTGATCTGCAAGAGGTGACGCTGGTTGGTTTTTCAATGGGCGGCGGCGACGTGGCGCGTTATATCGGCCGTTACGGCACGTCACGCGTGGCGGGTCTGGTGCTGCTGGGCGCGGTTACGCCAATTTTCGGGAAAGCGGAGGATTATCCGCAAGGCGTTGATCTAAGCCTTTTCAGCGAAATTCGTGGCGCATTGCTAAAAGATCGTGCCCAGTTCATTAGCGAGTTCTCACCGACTTTCTATGGTATTAATGCCGGACAAACGGTTTCTGACGGCGTGCTGACACAGACATTAAATATTGCGCTGCTGGCATCGCTGAAAAGCACGCTGGACTGCGTAACCGCCTTCTCGGAAACGGATTTCCGGCCAGATATGGCGAAAATTGATGTGCCGACACTGGTGATCCACGGCAGCAACGATCAGGTGGTGCCGTTTGAAACCACCGGTAAAGTGGCGGCAGAGATGATCGCGAATGCCGAACTGAAAGTCTATGAGAACGGACCGCATGGCTTTGCGGTAACACACCAGGATCAGCTGAACAACGATCTGCTGGCGTTCCTGCAGGCGCACTAA
- a CDS encoding MarR family winged helix-turn-helix transcriptional regulator, translating to MQDHIDFVTKQWEEKMPELDISSMKIFGRMLRLLKHLGKARANALESFGFHEGEFDVLATLRRAGEPYRLSPTQLYKSLLVTSGTMTNRLSRLEQDGLIERIADPADGRSLLVGLTVRGAEQIEQALYVHTATQQALLAPLSPEQQKALETLLRELLVACPGEQSDAGR from the coding sequence ATGCAGGACCACATTGATTTTGTGACTAAGCAGTGGGAAGAAAAAATGCCGGAGCTGGACATCTCTTCCATGAAAATTTTTGGCCGGATGCTGCGCCTGTTAAAACATCTCGGCAAGGCACGGGCCAACGCACTGGAGTCATTCGGCTTCCACGAAGGCGAATTTGACGTGCTGGCTACGCTCAGGCGAGCCGGAGAACCTTACCGCCTTTCACCAACCCAGCTGTATAAATCATTGCTGGTAACCTCTGGCACCATGACCAACAGGTTGAGCAGGCTGGAACAGGATGGATTGATCGAGCGCATCGCCGATCCGGCCGATGGCCGAAGCCTGCTGGTGGGCCTTACTGTGCGTGGCGCAGAGCAGATTGAGCAGGCGCTTTACGTACACACCGCCACGCAACAGGCGCTGCTCGCTCCGTTAAGCCCTGAGCAGCAAAAAGCGCTGGAAACGCTGCTGCGGGAACTGCTGGTTGCGTGTCCGGGTGAACAAAGCGATGCCGGACGGTAA
- a CDS encoding DeoR/GlpR family DNA-binding transcription regulator, which yields MLTSQRKQLILQKLAAEGQVLSKDLSEAFNVSEDTIRRDLRELSAEGLLQRVHGGALPASAATVTFAERKNLRLDAKRVIAKRGAELIEPGQVVMIDGGTTTAELITFLPHSLQITVVTHSPSIALGLADHPLIDVIMIGGRLFKHSLVAVGAAAIENVANVRADIFFMGVTGIHADAGLSTGDYEESCIKRAFSQKAAETIVLASPEKLNSASAWVIGDISLINTMVVEENTAEHLLSPFIAKGITVIKA from the coding sequence ATGCTCACGTCACAACGTAAACAACTTATCCTGCAAAAACTCGCCGCTGAGGGGCAGGTGCTCTCTAAAGATCTTAGCGAAGCCTTCAATGTGTCAGAGGACACCATCCGCCGCGATTTACGCGAGCTTTCTGCCGAAGGCCTGTTACAGCGGGTTCACGGCGGGGCACTGCCCGCCTCCGCCGCAACCGTGACCTTTGCCGAACGTAAAAATCTGCGGCTGGATGCGAAGCGTGTTATTGCGAAAAGGGGAGCGGAGCTGATTGAGCCAGGACAGGTAGTAATGATTGATGGCGGTACCACCACCGCCGAGCTGATTACCTTTTTACCGCACAGCCTGCAAATTACCGTGGTTACCCATAGCCCCAGCATTGCGCTTGGCCTGGCGGATCATCCGCTCATTGATGTCATTATGATCGGCGGTCGGCTATTTAAACATTCGCTGGTTGCCGTAGGCGCGGCAGCCATTGAAAATGTCGCTAACGTGCGCGCGGATATTTTCTTTATGGGCGTAACCGGCATTCATGCCGATGCCGGACTGAGTACCGGCGACTATGAAGAGTCATGCATCAAGCGCGCGTTTTCACAGAAGGCGGCGGAAACCATCGTGCTGGCCTCGCCGGAAAAACTGAACAGTGCTTCTGCCTGGGTTATCGGCGATATTTCGCTGATTAATACCATGGTGGTGGAAGAGAATACCGCAGAGCATTTGCTGTCGCCCTTTATCGCGAAAGGCATTACGGTAATCAAAGCCTGA
- a CDS encoding TetR/AcrR family transcriptional regulator, translating to MNKTTAQKNAGTRQNILDAGYRIMAAKGFSAVGLNEILTAASVPKGSFYNYFSSKEAFGEALLDYYFEDYLSEMSVLFSRQDLTAAQRLMEYFHQWRNNQSFEDCQGKCLAVKLGAEVADLSEAMRESLRRGTAAITQHLAGAIKAGLADGSLDTKGDPAELAQSLYQLWLGTSVMVKIMRDVQPFDAALSATQKLLHPAL from the coding sequence ATGAACAAAACCACAGCACAAAAAAATGCAGGCACCCGACAGAACATTCTTGATGCCGGCTACCGTATTATGGCCGCAAAAGGTTTTTCTGCCGTAGGGCTGAATGAAATCCTGACGGCGGCTTCTGTCCCGAAAGGCTCTTTCTATAACTATTTCAGTTCAAAAGAAGCTTTTGGTGAAGCGTTGCTTGACTACTATTTTGAAGACTACTTGTCGGAGATGAGCGTGCTTTTTTCCCGACAGGACCTTACAGCAGCGCAACGGTTAATGGAATATTTTCATCAGTGGCGCAACAACCAGTCATTTGAAGATTGTCAGGGAAAGTGTCTGGCGGTCAAGCTTGGTGCCGAGGTTGCCGATTTATCGGAAGCGATGCGCGAATCGCTCAGGCGCGGTACTGCTGCCATTACGCAGCATCTGGCGGGAGCGATAAAAGCAGGTCTTGCTGACGGTTCGCTTGATACAAAAGGCGATCCTGCAGAGCTGGCCCAAAGCCTCTATCAACTCTGGCTCGGGACCAGCGTCATGGTAAAAATTATGCGTGATGTACAGCCGTTTGATGCAGCCCTGTCAGCCACGCAAAAATTACTTCACCCTGCCCTTTAA
- a CDS encoding type 1 glutamine amidotransferase domain-containing protein, giving the protein MKVLIVLTSHDQLGNTGRKTGFWLEELAAPYYAFKEAGAEITLASPKGGNPPLDPKSNEPMFQTELTRRFEADAAATAQLAGTIRLDSVSQADYDTVFYPGGHGPLWDLAEDPHSIALIESFIAANKPVALVCHAPGVLRHVKTPAGRPLVEGKKVTGFTNTEEEAVGLTNVVPFLVEDELIAKGGIYSKGEDWSSYVVSDGLLITGQNPTSSAETAALLIGQFTR; this is encoded by the coding sequence ATGAAAGTATTAATCGTACTGACTTCACATGACCAGCTGGGCAATACCGGACGTAAAACAGGTTTCTGGCTGGAAGAGCTGGCGGCGCCTTACTACGCCTTTAAAGAGGCCGGTGCCGAGATCACTTTGGCTTCACCAAAAGGTGGTAACCCGCCGCTGGATCCAAAAAGCAACGAGCCTATGTTTCAGACGGAACTCACCCGCCGCTTTGAAGCCGATGCAGCCGCTACCGCCCAACTGGCCGGGACGATCCGTCTTGACAGCGTATCGCAAGCGGATTACGACACCGTTTTTTATCCGGGAGGCCACGGCCCGCTGTGGGATCTGGCAGAGGATCCTCATTCAATCGCTCTGATTGAATCATTTATCGCCGCAAACAAGCCGGTTGCCCTTGTCTGTCATGCGCCAGGCGTGCTGCGTCATGTGAAAACGCCTGCTGGCAGGCCGCTGGTCGAAGGTAAAAAAGTCACAGGCTTTACCAATACTGAGGAAGAGGCGGTAGGGCTGACGAATGTTGTTCCTTTCCTGGTTGAAGATGAGCTGATCGCTAAAGGCGGTATTTACTCTAAAGGTGAAGACTGGAGCTCTTATGTGGTCAGCGATGGCCTGCTGATTACCGGCCAGAATCCAACATCCTCAGCAGAGACGGCTGCCCTGCTTATCGGGCAGTTTACTCGCTAA
- a CDS encoding ArsR/SmtB family transcription factor, whose translation MALRSEKNADTQDLCQPEDLLAATAAVMADKSRARMLCVLMDGRAWTATELSAAADISPSTASAHLAKLTAQRFVVCLAQGRHRYYRLSSVAVADLLERLMEISWSGQAAPRITTPDYLRRARTCYDHLAGEVAVSLYQGLTERGWLTVDGNRLTGTGNRELTTLGLAMPPSGLRRKFSCACLDWSERRYHLGGALGAALLSWFEQQRWIEKDVGSRCVHITAKGAAGLKRHFGVNAV comes from the coding sequence ATGGCATTACGCAGCGAAAAGAATGCGGACACGCAGGATCTCTGTCAGCCGGAAGATCTGTTGGCAGCAACGGCGGCCGTTATGGCAGATAAGTCGCGCGCCCGTATGCTGTGCGTATTGATGGATGGACGCGCCTGGACGGCAACTGAACTGAGCGCCGCGGCGGATATTTCCCCTTCAACGGCCAGCGCTCATCTGGCGAAACTCACCGCGCAACGGTTTGTGGTTTGCCTGGCACAGGGGAGGCATCGCTACTACCGCTTAAGCAGCGTGGCCGTTGCCGATCTGTTAGAAAGATTGATGGAAATCTCCTGGAGCGGCCAGGCCGCGCCGCGTATTACCACGCCTGATTACCTGCGCCGTGCCCGAACCTGTTATGACCATTTGGCCGGTGAGGTGGCGGTTAGTCTGTATCAGGGTCTAACCGAGCGCGGCTGGCTCACGGTAGATGGCAACAGACTCACCGGGACAGGGAATAGAGAGCTGACAACGTTGGGATTAGCGATGCCGCCCTCTGGTTTGCGCCGAAAATTCAGCTGTGCCTGTCTGGACTGGAGCGAACGCCGCTATCATCTCGGCGGAGCGCTGGGCGCTGCTTTGCTCAGCTGGTTTGAACAGCAGCGCTGGATAGAAAAGGATGTTGGCAGCCGCTGCGTACATATCACTGCCAAAGGTGCAGCGGGCTTAAAGCGACATTTCGGCGTCAATGCTGTTTAG